The sequence TAATTGGTTAAATTATTTTTCCAGCTCAATTAGGGAATAGTCAAAAGGGGTGAGCTTTAGCCCACCCCTTTTGACTAAAAAGGCGAAATTATAGAGCTTTAGGATTAACCTCGACCTTCATTGGGCACTTGACGGTTGGCTCCAACCACCAACATCTCACATTTAGGGCAATCGAATACCAGCTTCAACACGTCTTTACCTATCTCCAATATCATGGGTTCGGCCTTGATCCCCGGCACTTCTTTGGGACACAAATTGAAGTTAAAACGCAAACAGTGTTTAGTGACCATCAAGGGCACCTCTTCAGTGATACCGTTCTTCTCATAGGTATCCTCAATCTCTATCACGCCATGTTGTTGATAGAAATCTTTCGACTTTTGGTTGGCCACATTGGCCAGATAACTTAAATGCTTACTTGGATACATGGCATCTTGATTATGCTTCCAGGGCTTAGGTCTCTGATACTCATCGATACGGGCCTTCTCAAGCGCCGCCACCACATCGCGTCTGAGACCATTGATAACAGAGGCGGGAGCAAACCAGACTTGGGCTGTGCTAATGCTAATCTCTCTGGCGACAAAATCTGTACTACCTAGTTTAGCCAGTTGCTTACGTAATTTACCACGCGCCGCCTCTTGATCATTAGCTGGCAGCTTTTCCATCGCCAATGAGACCTCACCTTGATGACCATACACATCAGTCATGATCATTTTGATGCCATCATAGGTATCTGTGACAGCTATATCGACATCGATGGATCGCTTAGAAGACTCTTTGGCTAATACGACTTCGAAGGCCTGATCACGATTGCGGTATATCGTCATGCCCACCTTAAGATCTCCAGGAACCATCAGCACATGCAATATTAGTCCTTCGGCACGATTGACCCGCAGCCCCTGTAACTTATCGTCAGATTGTTTGGCAGTGGCATAATTTTCAGGGAAATAACATAATCCATCACCATTATTGAAGGTGTTGGTCGAACTCACTTCGATAAAGTTTTTCCCCAGACGCTTAACGGTCGCCACCTCTTCACCTATGTATTTAGGCGAACGAAAATCACTGACGCCTTGGCTACGATCATTAACGAAATAATCGGTACGGCCGCGGTTAAACGTCTTCTCAGGATTAGGCGTAAAACAGTGTACCGAGCGGCCATGGGAAGAGGCTTTCAATTCAGGGCGGCGGGCGATTATTTTATCCAGCTCTTGGCGATAATGAGCGGTGATGTTTTTGACATAATTGATATCTTTGAGTCGCCCCTCAATTTTAAATGAGCGAACGCCTGCATCAATCAAGGCTTCAAGATTGTCGGTCTGATTATTATCTTTGAGTGATAACAGATGTTCATTTTGCGCCAGAACTTCCCCCTGACGAGTCTTTAACTCACCCGGCAGACGACACATCTGCGAACATTCGCCACGGTTAGCACTGCGATTACTAAAAGCATGACTCAAATTACACAGGCCACTGTAGGCCACACACAGAGCGCCATGAACGAAGAACTCCAACTGCATCTTAGTATGGGTCGCCACTTCACGAATTTGGCTTAAGCCTAGTTCTCGAGCCAAAACGACCTGAGAGAAACCCACTTGCTCTAAGAATACCGCCTTCTCTGCGGTGCGGTTGTCCATCTGAGTACTGGCATGGAGGGCGATTGGAGGAAGATCCAGCTGAAGTACCCCCATATCTTGCACGATAAGTGCATCGGCGCCCGCCTCATAGAGCTTCCAGATCAGTTTTTGTGCTCCGGCAAGCTCATCATCCATCAATATGGTATTGAGGGCGACAAACACCTGAGCATGATATTTATGAGCAAAGTGACACAGCCTAGCAATATCTTCGACGCTATTCCCCGCAGTTAAACGAGCGCCGAACTCGGGCCCACCGATATAGACGGCATCGGCACCATGGAGAATCGCTTCCATGCCAAACTCCGCATTTTTTGCCGGGGCAAGTAGTTCCAGTCGATTCGGTATATGTGAGATAGCATCAGGGGTAAAGATACTGGTTTTACTCATAAAAGATCGCTCATAAAAGGTCACTCGAAAAAGTTATCGTGTAAATTTTGGTGGGAGAGTATAGCAAAAACCACAAAATTGCCTCCGTGCAATATACGCGGTGTTAAGGACTGTGATCTAGTCCCAAAACTTTACCACTAGCACCAACAAAGTCACAATCAATAATGCACCGCAAGCCATAAGGTTTCAGTTTCAGTGCTGGTCCAGGCAACCCTATGTTTACAATGAGCCGGAATATCCAAATGTTCACCCGCTTGTAGGTGTACCAGCTCACCTTGCTCGAATTGCAATTTGGCCTCTCCCTGCAGCACCATAACCCATTCACTACGGTCTTGATCGTACCACTGTCCCTCGGGAGTCACGTGAGCCTTAGAGACAATCCTTTCTATGAGAATCTTAGCATTACCACCGATCTGCTCGAAGGCCTCATCAGTCAGATCCGATGGTATCTTGTCGAAAATATTACTCTTTTCCATTGACGCTCTCCTCAAGTATTTATGATAGCTCTTTAATTATTTCTTTTAATAACAGCGCTTCAACCACAGCAGATCAGCTACCACTAAGGGTGACAGCTTTTATCACACTGATCCCTAACCTCTTTGCTAACCTGCTCAGATTGGCTCTATCTGTTTGTAGGCGTTTAGCCGCAGCCGACCAATTTCCAGATTCCTGACTCAATACTCGGGTAATAAGCTTACGTTGAAACGTTTCCGTTTCCAGCTTAAGGCCAATACTCGCTCCATTCTCCACCATTAGTCCCGTCGTCAACAAATCGGCATTTAACCCATTCGAGGCTGAAAACTCCAACTTATCTTCTGAACGTCCCACCGAATCGACTAATTGCTCGATATGTCTGGTATCTATTCTCACAATAGCCTGATTACCGCGTCCTCTGGCTCTGAGTGCAGCGCGACCTATCACATGCTCCAACTCACGAACATTACCAGGCCAATCATAGCGATTGAGAATGCCCATGGCCGAAGCATCAATTGCCAGCTGACGGATGCCTAATTTGCGCCGGATCTGTTCAATGAAATACCCCGCCAACATAGTCACATCCCCTTCCCGAGCCCTAAGAGGAGGCACAGAGATGGGATAGACACTCAGTCTGTGATACAAATCAGCTCTAAACCGTCCCTCACTCACCTCCAACTTAAGCTTCCTGTTCGTCGCCGCTAAAATGCGAACATTGACCTGTTCGGTGGCATCTTTCCCCACGGGCTGGATCTCTTGGCTCTGCAGTGCCCGCAGTAACTTGCTCTGTACACCTAAAGGAAGCTCACCAATCTCATCGAGAAAAATAGTGCCGCCATCGGCCAGACTGAATTTACCAGTACGATTTCTATCGGCCCCGGTAAATGCTCCCTTAACATGACCGAACAGTTCACTCTCGATCAGGTTTTCCGGCAGTGCGGCGCAGTTAACATAGACCAGAGGCCCTTCTGCCCGCGCCGATTGCCTATGTAAGGTTCTGGCCACCAGCTCCTTGCCCACACCAGTTTCACCTTCAATAAGAATCGAAAAACCTGAGACCGCCACCATATCGATCTCTCGTTTAAGCTTTAGCATCACAGGGCTATCACCAATCAACTCGCCACCATCCTTAACCAGAGCCTCGTTTGTCAGCTCGGCAACCAGCTCCTGACTGTGTTGGGAATGACTCTCCAACTCTTGCAGTAAAATTGCCGTCTTTAGGGTCGCTGCCGACATGGCGGAGATGATATCTAAGGTACGCTTAGGTAATTCATCAAACACTTGTGGGGTC is a genomic window of Shewanella psychrophila containing:
- the norR gene encoding nitric oxide reductase transcriptional regulator NorR → MTMIDISSTALIELALDLTNSLTTKDRFERLLSTVRRTVSCDAVVLLHVQGGRLKPLAQQGLSKDSLGRRFDIQAHPRFEVICGSSTPVRFAADCVLPDPYDGMLLAHEGDLPVHACMGLPLLADDQLIGVLTLDSMTPQVFDELPKRTLDIISAMSAATLKTAILLQELESHSQHSQELVAELTNEALVKDGGELIGDSPVMLKLKREIDMVAVSGFSILIEGETGVGKELVARTLHRQSARAEGPLVYVNCAALPENLIESELFGHVKGAFTGADRNRTGKFSLADGGTIFLDEIGELPLGVQSKLLRALQSQEIQPVGKDATEQVNVRILAATNRKLKLEVSEGRFRADLYHRLSVYPISVPPLRAREGDVTMLAGYFIEQIRRKLGIRQLAIDASAMGILNRYDWPGNVRELEHVIGRAALRARGRGNQAIVRIDTRHIEQLVDSVGRSEDKLEFSASNGLNADLLTTGLMVENGASIGLKLETETFQRKLITRVLSQESGNWSAAAKRLQTDRANLSRLAKRLGISVIKAVTLSGS
- a CDS encoding cupin domain-containing protein is translated as MEKSNIFDKIPSDLTDEAFEQIGGNAKILIERIVSKAHVTPEGQWYDQDRSEWVMVLQGEAKLQFEQGELVHLQAGEHLDIPAHCKHRVAWTSTETETLWLAVHY
- a CDS encoding peptidase U32 family protein encodes the protein MSKTSIFTPDAISHIPNRLELLAPAKNAEFGMEAILHGADAVYIGGPEFGARLTAGNSVEDIARLCHFAHKYHAQVFVALNTILMDDELAGAQKLIWKLYEAGADALIVQDMGVLQLDLPPIALHASTQMDNRTAEKAVFLEQVGFSQVVLARELGLSQIREVATHTKMQLEFFVHGALCVAYSGLCNLSHAFSNRSANRGECSQMCRLPGELKTRQGEVLAQNEHLLSLKDNNQTDNLEALIDAGVRSFKIEGRLKDINYVKNITAHYRQELDKIIARRPELKASSHGRSVHCFTPNPEKTFNRGRTDYFVNDRSQGVSDFRSPKYIGEEVATVKRLGKNFIEVSSTNTFNNGDGLCYFPENYATAKQSDDKLQGLRVNRAEGLILHVLMVPGDLKVGMTIYRNRDQAFEVVLAKESSKRSIDVDIAVTDTYDGIKMIMTDVYGHQGEVSLAMEKLPANDQEAARGKLRKQLAKLGSTDFVAREISISTAQVWFAPASVINGLRRDVVAALEKARIDEYQRPKPWKHNQDAMYPSKHLSYLANVANQKSKDFYQQHGVIEIEDTYEKNGITEEVPLMVTKHCLRFNFNLCPKEVPGIKAEPMILEIGKDVLKLVFDCPKCEMLVVGANRQVPNEGRG